Genomic window (Flavobacteriales bacterium):
GCATTCATGCCACCATCCAGAAGAAGGGGGCGGTGAAGAAGAACAAGCACGGGGTGGGCTTCTTCGCCGAGAGCGACAACGCGGGCAACTGGGGCTATACGCGCCTTTCGCTGGCCTACGCCTACCATATACAGATGTCGCGCGACTACCATATGAGCATGGGTTTCTTCGGTGGAGCGCAGCAAGTGAAGTACGACGTGGGCGCCAGCACCTTGGTGGACTACAACGACCCCGCGCTCAATAGCCGAGCCAACACCCTGGTGGCGCCGGAGCTCACACCGGGCATCTTCCTCTACAACAAGAAGGCCTGGGGCGGCATCAGCATGCACCAGATCCTCGCCAACCGCATCAACGGCATCGGCACGGACTCGCGGCTTGCGCGGCAATTCATGCTCAGCGGCGGTTACAAGTACCGCATCGGCCGCAAGGTCTCGCTCGCGCCCAGCCTGCTGCTGAAGAAGAGCAAGGCCGCACCGTGGGCCCTCGATATCAACGGCATGGTGGAGTGGAACCGCAAGTTCGGGCTTGGCGTGGGCTACCGTGCCGGCGATGCGGTCACCTTCAACATGAAAGTGAGCTTCGCGAAGCTCTTCCAGTTGGGCTACAGCTACGATGTGACCACATCGCGCCTGCGCCTCGGAAGCTCCAACACGCACGAGATCATCCTGGCCATCACGCCATGCAGCCAGGAGAGCATCGGCCGCCGAGCCATCAACTGCCCCGCTTTCGACTAGAACCTGATCCGCGATGCGCACCCACTACCGCCACCTCCTCATCGCCGCGCTGCTCCTGCTTACCGCCGGCACGGCGCTGAGCCAGCGCCGCACCCTCTTTTGGGTGGGCGGCAGCGGCGCCTGGAGCGATGCCGCGCACTGGAGCCTGACCGAGCACGGACCGGGCGGCGCCGGGATTCCCGGGACAATTGATGATGCGGTGCTGCGGATGAAAGGCGAAGATGTGGTGAGGCTCGAAGGGAATGCGCGCTGCAACAACCTGCGCGTGGATGCGCGTGAAGGCTTCGCGCGCTTCACCGGTGCTCCCGGCAATGAGCTGCGCGTGCATGGCGACTTCGTGCTGAGCGGAAGCGTGCATTGGGCCTTCGATGGCACGGTGCGCTTGAGCGGTGATGGGGAAGGGAAGGTGATCGATGCGCGCGCGATCCCCCTGCGCGGCCAACTGCGCTTCGATGGCGGCGGTTCGTGGAGCATCGTGAGCGACCTGCACCTGACGGATGGCGATATCACCTGGAGGGCGGGAACCGTGCATGCAGCGGGCGCACTCGTGCGCGCGCGAACCCTTTGCAGCGAAGGGCGTGGCGCCAAACGCTTGATGGCCGGCCGCAGCGTGATCCAGCTGGCGCAAGCGCCGGAGCCCGGCGTGATCGATCGCGTGGTGGAGCAGCAACAGGCGGTGATCACGGTGGGCAATGCGCCCATCAGCGCTGACCTCGCCATTCCGCCAGCGGGCAATGACCGCGATGTGGTGGTGTGCGCCACCGGTGGCGGGCAAACGCCCTTCGTGGCAACGACCTCCGCCACGACCAGCTACAATGGCTTCAACATCAGTTGCCGGGGCGAATGCGACGCGACCATCACCGTGAACGTGACCGGTGGCGTTGGCCCCTTCACCTATTCATGGCTCTTCGGCGGCCCGAACACGCAGACCTGGATCGGCGCTTGCGGCGGACCGCAGATCGTGGTGGTCACCGATGAAGGGCAGGGCGTGAGCTGCGGCGTGCCCATCAATGTCACCGAGCCGAACCCCTTGGGCGTGATCTTCTTCGGCGCAGGCTCACCGCCTGCCTGCGCTGACGTTTGCAACGGATCGCGCACCGCGCTGGCCATCGGCGGAGTAGCGCCGCACAGCTACAACTGGAACAACGGCGCGGGCACGGGCTCCTCGTTCAACCAGCTCTGCGCGGGCGTCAATACGCTGGTGATCACCGATGCCAACCTCTGCACCTTCGATACCACCTTCACCTTCGACCTGCAGCCGATCACGCCCAACCTGACGTTCACGGATGTGACATGCAACGGTGTGTGCGATGGCACGGCGAGCGTGAATCCTACCGGAGGCACGCCGGCGATCAGCGTCACCTGGGCGCCGCCGCCGGGTGCGGGTCAAGGCACCAACAACGCCACCGGGCTTTGCGCGGGTCCTTACAGCGTGCTCCTGGTCGACGCGAACGGCTGCGATACCACGATCAACTTCATCATCAATGAGCCGCCGCCGATCGTGCCGAACCCGGCGCAGACCGATGCGAGCTGCTTCGGCATATGCGATGGAACCGCCACAGTGAATCCCAGTGGCGGCATAGGGCCTTACTCCTACAGCTGGGTGCCGCCGCCCGGCGGGGGCCAAAGCACCAATGCCGCAACCGGTTTGTGCGAAGGCAGTTACACGGTGACCATCACCGATCAGGCGACGAATTGCATCACGACCCAGGATTTCACCATCGCAGCGCCGCCTGCCATCGACGTGCAGGGAACCTTGACGCCAGCAAGCTGCTCCGATGCCTGCGATGGCGAGATCAGCCTCATCATCTCCGGCGTGCTGCCGCCCTTCACCATCACCTGGTCGCCGAACGTCTCGGGCCAAGGAACACCGAATGCGACAGCGCTCTGCCCCGGTGACTACAGCGTGACGGTAGCCACGCCGAACGGCTGCGACACCACGCTCACCTTCAATGTGCCTTCGCCGCCGCCGCTGAATGCGCAGCTCACGCCGGTCGATGCCAGCTGCGCAGGTGTCTGCGATGGCGAGGCTTCGGTGACCGTCTCCGGCGGAACGGCGGGCTACACCTACTTGTGGGCGCCGAACGTGACCGGCCAGGGCACTCCGAACGTTACCGGGCTCTGCGCGGGCAGCTACACCTTGCTCGTATCCGATGCGAATGGCTGCGATACGCTGATCGCCTTCACCATCAACGAGCCGCCGCCGATCGTGGTGGTGCCCACGCAGACCGATGTGACCTGCGGCAGCTCATGCGATGGCACCGCTAGCGTGGCGGTGAGCGGAGGCGCGCCGGGGTATACCTATCTGTGGACGCCGAACGTGACCGGCCAGGGCACCCCGAACGCCACGGATCTCTGTGCAGGTCCGTACTCTGTGCTGATCACCGATGCGAACGGATGCACCATCACGCAGGCCTTCACCATACTGGATGCCGTGCCATTGGAAGTCTCGCTCCAAGTGCTGCCTGCGAGCTGTCCGGACGCGTGCGATGGATCGGCGGGCGTAATCGTGACGGGTGGAGTTGGACCGTACACCTACGACTGGCAGCCGCCGCCCACCGGCCAGGGCACGCCGAACGTGACGGGCCTTTGCGCGCAGGCCTACACCTTGCTCATCACCGATGCCGTCGGTTGTGATACGCTCATCGCCTTCACGGTTCCCGCTCCTCCGCCGATCTCGGTGACGAGCACTGTAACCGATCCGAGCTGCTCCGGCGATTGCAATGGCAGCATCAGCGTGCAGGCCAGCGGCGGTAATGGCGCATTCACCTATGCATGGGCGCCGAACGTGACCGGCCAAGGCACGCCGGATGCGACGGCCTTGTGCGCCGGTGATTATCAAGTCACCATCACCAGCGGCGGTTGCGACACCACGCTCACCTTCACCCTTACCGACCCGCCGCAGATCGATGCCGTGCTTTCCACTACGGATGCAAGCTGCGCCGGGGAATGCGATGGCACAGCATCCGTGACCGTGAGCGGTGGCAATACGCCCTACAGCTTCGTGTGGGCTCCGAATGTGATCGGCCAGGGCACCCCAGACGCCATCGACCTCTGTCCAGGCAACTACACCGTGCTGGTCTCGGATGCGCTCGGGTGCGACACGCTCATCGCCTTCACCATCATTGAGCCGCCGCCGTTGGCAGTTGATCTTGTGACCACCCCTGCGAGCTGCGGCGGCGCATGCGATGGCACGGCCACCGCGAGCGTCAGCGGTGGAGCAGGGCCGTACCAATACGATTGGCAGGCGCCTCCCGGCGCAGGCCAAGGCACGCCCAACGCCACGGATTACTGCCCCGGCGCCTACACGCTCACCGTGACCGATGCGAATGGCTGCACGTTGGTCACGCCCTTCGCGATCAGCACGCCATCGGGCATCGATGCGCAGTTCAGCACCACGCCCACCAGTTGCGGCAATGACTGCGATGGCACTGCAACCGTGAACGCAACAGGCGGGATTGAGCCCTACACCTGGCTTTGGGACCCTGTGCCCGGCGGCGGGCAGGGCACACCGAACGTGACTGGGCTTTGCCAAGGCATCTACACGCTTCAGATCACGGATGCCGCGCAGTGCGACACGGTGCTCTTCATCAACATCACCGGCCCAACGCCGATCGAGCCCAACGCCTCGCAGACCGATGAAGACTGCAACGGGCCTTGCAACGGCACCGCCACGGTGAACCCCATAGGCGGTTCGGGGACCTACACCTTCGTTTGGAGCCCGCCCCCGCCTGCAGGTCAGAGCACCAATAGTGTGTCGCAGCTCTGCCCCGGCATCTGGAGCGTGACCATCGACGATGGCATTGGATGCGACACCACGGTTGTCTTCGACATCCTGCCCAAGGTGCCGATCGACAACAACGTGGCATGGTCAGATGCGACATGCCCGAACGCCTGCGATGGGACCGCGCAGGTTTTCCCCACTGGTGGAATCCCGCCTTACTCCTATGTCTGGTCGCCGAACCCGCCCGTTGGACAAGGCACTGAAGCGGTATCAGGCCTGTGCCTAGGCCTATGGAGCGTCACCGTGATCGACGCCGTGGGCTGCGAGGCCTCAACACCCTTCTTCGTAGGTGCGCCACCGCCGTTCAGTGCTGGCCTGGTGGTGCTGCCGGAGAGCTGCGCTGGGGCTTGCACGGGATCCGCCACGGTAACACCAACGGGTGGCTCAGGTTCGATCAGCATCTCTTGGTCACCGCCGCCAGGCGGCGGACAAGGCACAACCACGGCCACGGGCCTCTGCGCGGGCATCACGTATTCGGTAACGCTCATCGATTCCATCGGGTGCGACAGCACTTTCACCTTCACGGTGGATCCCTTCGCACCGATTGAACCGAACAGCAGCAGCACGCCGGTGAGTTGCGCTGGCGCGTGCGATGGCACTGCTACAGTGGGACCGACCGGCGGCACCGCGCCTTACACCTACATGTGGATGCCGGGCATGCAGGACACGCCGCAGGTCACCGACCTCTGCGAAGGCGTGTACACGGTGACGATCACCGATGCGAACAACTGCAGCACCGATGCGCAAGTGATCATCACCGGTCCACCAGCGATCGATGCAAACGCCACGGTGACGCCGATCTCCTGCAACGGGCAATGCGATGCTTCCATCGTGCTGAACACTGCGGGCGGAACCGGCAATTACACGTACACCTGGGCGCCCATCCCTCCGAACGGGCAAGGACAATCGAGTGCGACGAACCTCTGCTCTGGAACTTGGGACGTGGTGATCACTGACGACAGTGGCTGCAGCGTGCCATTCTCCTTCGACCTGACGGAGCCAGACGCGCTCACCTTGAGCGTGGCGTCGACAACGAGCGAGTGCCAGGTCTGCATCGGCACCGCCACGGCAACGGTTGGGGGCGGCACTGACCCGCTCTCTGTTGAATGGTACAGCGCTGGCGGCAGCCTGGTTGGCGCCGGAACGAGCATCACCGATTTGTGCGCCGGTGTGTACACGGTGGTGGTCACCGACGCGAACGGATGCACGCTTCAGCAAGCGGTCCCGATCACCGACTCGGCGGGTGAGGACATCACAGCGAACGACGGCAGCACGAGCTGTCCGAACACCTGCGATGGCGGCGTGAGCGTGGACTTCGTATGCGCTGATGCACCCTGCGCGATCGCCTGGTTCGACGCACAAGGCAATGATCTCAACCAGAATGGCAATTCACTCTCGAACCTCTGCCCCGGCGATTACCTCGTGCAAGTCACGAATGCGTCGGGCTGCGTGAGCGTCGATACGGCAACCGTGGTAGCGCCTGCGCCCACTGAGCTGCTTATCAGCAGCACGCCGGTGAGCTGCGCGGGCGATTGCGATGGCACGGCGACTGTAGGGGTGAACGGCGGCACGCCCCCCTTCACATGGACCTGGTCCCCCGAACCGGGAGGTGGCCAGGGCACTCCGTTGGCCACGGGCCTTTGCGCTGGCGTGTATACCGTGCTCATCATCGACGACGGCGGCTGCGACACCACTGCGCAGGTGCTGATCACCGAGCCGTTGCCGATTGCCATTGATGCGGTTGTAACCGGCATCACGTGCGCTGGTGATTGCAATGGCAGCATCGCGCTCACGATCACCGGTGGAACGCAAGCCTACACCGTGGTGTGGAATCCTGTTCCTCCCAACGGACAGGGCGTGCTCACGGCCACGGATCTCTGCGCGGGGCAATACACGGCGACGGTGACGGACGCCAATGGCTGCACTTCCATTGCGAGCTACGACGTGATCGAGCCGCAGCCTTTGCTGGTCAGCGTGAGCACCACGCCCAGCACTTGTCCGGATTGCGATGGACAGGCCACAGCAACCATCACTGGCGGCACCGCGCCGTATGCCGTGAACTGGTTCCTCGGTGGCGCGCTTGTCGGCACCGGTGAGAGCATCAGCAATCTCTGCGGTGGACTTTACACGGTGGAGGTGACGGATGACAATGGCTGCGCGGTCTCGCAGGTCGTGCAGGTGAGCGACAGTAACGCCGAGGCGCTCACGCCAGTGAACGGCCAGACCACATGCGGCAACAGCTGTGACGGTTCGGTGAGCGTGAGCTTCGTGTGCACCACACCACCGTGCAACCTGGTCTGGTTCGATGCGGGCGGCAATGTGATCGCGGTGAATGAAGGCATGGTGGACAGCCTTTGCGTGGGCGTCTACACAGCGCAAGTGACCAACGGAAGCGGCTGCGTGAGCTTCACCGACGCCGAGGTGGTGCCCTCACAGACGATTGTCCCGAACCTGAGCAGCACGCCGGTGAGCTGCGCTGGCGCCTGCGATGGAACGGCAACAGTTGGCCCAACAGGCGGCATCGAGCCCTACACCTTCATCTGGTCGCCGGGCGGTCAATCGACGCCGCAGGTCACCGGCTTATGCGCTGGCGTGTACGAAGTGCTCATCGCCGATTCCACGGGTTGCGATACCACGGTTCAGGTGCTCATCACCGAGCCGCAGCCGCTCGATGCGACCGCCACGGTTGAGGATGCGCTCTGCACTGGTGATTGCAATGGATCGATCAGCGTGATCGTCACCGGCGGCACTCAGCCATACATCTATGCCTGGTCGCCCAACGCGAACGGGCAAGGCAC
Coding sequences:
- a CDS encoding gliding motility-associated C-terminal domain-containing protein translates to MRTHYRHLLIAALLLLTAGTALSQRRTLFWVGGSGAWSDAAHWSLTEHGPGGAGIPGTIDDAVLRMKGEDVVRLEGNARCNNLRVDAREGFARFTGAPGNELRVHGDFVLSGSVHWAFDGTVRLSGDGEGKVIDARAIPLRGQLRFDGGGSWSIVSDLHLTDGDITWRAGTVHAAGALVRARTLCSEGRGAKRLMAGRSVIQLAQAPEPGVIDRVVEQQQAVITVGNAPISADLAIPPAGNDRDVVVCATGGGQTPFVATTSATTSYNGFNISCRGECDATITVNVTGGVGPFTYSWLFGGPNTQTWIGACGGPQIVVVTDEGQGVSCGVPINVTEPNPLGVIFFGAGSPPACADVCNGSRTALAIGGVAPHSYNWNNGAGTGSSFNQLCAGVNTLVITDANLCTFDTTFTFDLQPITPNLTFTDVTCNGVCDGTASVNPTGGTPAISVTWAPPPGAGQGTNNATGLCAGPYSVLLVDANGCDTTINFIINEPPPIVPNPAQTDASCFGICDGTATVNPSGGIGPYSYSWVPPPGGGQSTNAATGLCEGSYTVTITDQATNCITTQDFTIAAPPAIDVQGTLTPASCSDACDGEISLIISGVLPPFTITWSPNVSGQGTPNATALCPGDYSVTVATPNGCDTTLTFNVPSPPPLNAQLTPVDASCAGVCDGEASVTVSGGTAGYTYLWAPNVTGQGTPNVTGLCAGSYTLLVSDANGCDTLIAFTINEPPPIVVVPTQTDVTCGSSCDGTASVAVSGGAPGYTYLWTPNVTGQGTPNATDLCAGPYSVLITDANGCTITQAFTILDAVPLEVSLQVLPASCPDACDGSAGVIVTGGVGPYTYDWQPPPTGQGTPNVTGLCAQAYTLLITDAVGCDTLIAFTVPAPPPISVTSTVTDPSCSGDCNGSISVQASGGNGAFTYAWAPNVTGQGTPDATALCAGDYQVTITSGGCDTTLTFTLTDPPQIDAVLSTTDASCAGECDGTASVTVSGGNTPYSFVWAPNVIGQGTPDAIDLCPGNYTVLVSDALGCDTLIAFTIIEPPPLAVDLVTTPASCGGACDGTATASVSGGAGPYQYDWQAPPGAGQGTPNATDYCPGAYTLTVTDANGCTLVTPFAISTPSGIDAQFSTTPTSCGNDCDGTATVNATGGIEPYTWLWDPVPGGGQGTPNVTGLCQGIYTLQITDAAQCDTVLFINITGPTPIEPNASQTDEDCNGPCNGTATVNPIGGSGTYTFVWSPPPPAGQSTNSVSQLCPGIWSVTIDDGIGCDTTVVFDILPKVPIDNNVAWSDATCPNACDGTAQVFPTGGIPPYSYVWSPNPPVGQGTEAVSGLCLGLWSVTVIDAVGCEASTPFFVGAPPPFSAGLVVLPESCAGACTGSATVTPTGGSGSISISWSPPPGGGQGTTTATGLCAGITYSVTLIDSIGCDSTFTFTVDPFAPIEPNSSSTPVSCAGACDGTATVGPTGGTAPYTYMWMPGMQDTPQVTDLCEGVYTVTITDANNCSTDAQVIITGPPAIDANATVTPISCNGQCDASIVLNTAGGTGNYTYTWAPIPPNGQGQSSATNLCSGTWDVVITDDSGCSVPFSFDLTEPDALTLSVASTTSECQVCIGTATATVGGGTDPLSVEWYSAGGSLVGAGTSITDLCAGVYTVVVTDANGCTLQQAVPITDSAGEDITANDGSTSCPNTCDGGVSVDFVCADAPCAIAWFDAQGNDLNQNGNSLSNLCPGDYLVQVTNASGCVSVDTATVVAPAPTELLISSTPVSCAGDCDGTATVGVNGGTPPFTWTWSPEPGGGQGTPLATGLCAGVYTVLIIDDGGCDTTAQVLITEPLPIAIDAVVTGITCAGDCNGSIALTITGGTQAYTVVWNPVPPNGQGVLTATDLCAGQYTATVTDANGCTSIASYDVIEPQPLLVSVSTTPSTCPDCDGQATATITGGTAPYAVNWFLGGALVGTGESISNLCGGLYTVEVTDDNGCAVSQVVQVSDSNAEALTPVNGQTTCGNSCDGSVSVSFVCTTPPCNLVWFDAGGNVIAVNEGMVDSLCVGVYTAQVTNGSGCVSFTDAEVVPSQTIVPNLSSTPVSCAGACDGTATVGPTGGIEPYTFIWSPGGQSTPQVTGLCAGVYEVLIADSTGCDTTVQVLITEPQPLDATATVEDALCTGDCNGSISVIVTGGTQPYIYAWSPNANGQGTPTITDLCPGTYTLTVTDANGCSLTLDYTVNEPQPLQATVSTTLSECGLCNGTASVAITGGTPLYFITWMSGASIIGTGDTITDLCAGFYDAIITDANGCSITELVAISDADGEQLTMTDGITSCPGDCDGVVSVDYACSQPPCTTAWFDADGNDLNEPGNTLSNLCAGLYLVQVTNGIGCITIDTAFVTEPDPIVANLSTTPAICAGFCDGTATVGPSGGQGPYEILWQPSGEITPTITGLCAGQISVTITDAAGCSITQDVLILEPQPLSLTDTITPITCNGACDGSITVVATGGIQPYAYLWSPTPPGDPTQPGITGLCAGDWTVTVTDANGCTLSETFTLVDPPVLDAQVITTDNLCFGDCEGTAGATINGGVAPYAIAWADASGNIIASDTLDVSSLCAGDYTLTVADANGCVLSVPFTITQGDAIEANLLWTNETCFGPCDGTASITPSGGAEPYAIDWRDPDGNLIAQDVTDVSGLCAGTNTVTITDALGCDTTYAFTVLPYTTITDNATVTNVQCNGDCDGSIVLNANGGIGAYTYTWDPVPPNGQGSASATALCPGTYTVTITDGAGCSQAFSYAITEPPVLNVAVDQVVDASCATASDGAITVTASGGTPGYTFSWSGPGGFNSSDEDISNLAPGSYTLTLTDDNGCAFTITVDVGALATVIADAGPDQTECSGVGVTLDGTNSTGAVTYAWFDDQGELISGSPVLDLGGLAPGTYTFTLTVSDGPCSDSDQVTVTILDLPIADAGPDQVIFLSETAQLGGAPTGPAGSTFNWQPDSLLNNGSTADPIADTQETTWFTVLVTAPNGCVALDSVLVTVVPEVVITNGFTPNGDGWNDAWVIDYINLFPECEVEIYNRWGDMLFRSVGYKTPWDGRYSGGFVPVGTYYYVIKLNDPRFPEPYTGPLTVIR
- a CDS encoding type IX secretion system membrane protein PorP/SprF; the encoded protein is MKAAPLLMALLLPFLGQGQQLTQYTQYVFNHFSVNPAVAGSKDCLDVRLGYRRQWVGLDGAPNTGWASIHATIQKKGAVKKNKHGVGFFAESDNAGNWGYTRLSLAYAYHIQMSRDYHMSMGFFGGAQQVKYDVGASTLVDYNDPALNSRANTLVAPELTPGIFLYNKKAWGGISMHQILANRINGIGTDSRLARQFMLSGGYKYRIGRKVSLAPSLLLKKSKAAPWALDINGMVEWNRKFGLGVGYRAGDAVTFNMKVSFAKLFQLGYSYDVTTSRLRLGSSNTHEIILAITPCSQESIGRRAINCPAFD